DNA from Salmo salar chromosome ssa24, Ssal_v3.1, whole genome shotgun sequence:
GCATGCTGCTCTGTAATCCACATGTACAGGAGGTGGCAGCACCAGTTGGGAGCGTTGGTCAGAGTCTGGCAGGAATACCCACTACAGGTAAAATAGAATGTAACCAATGTCACACAAAACATAAGACATAAAAGCTAATCAATCTTTATCTCTGATATCATTTTTATCCTCACCAGAAGATATTGTGCCAAGGCAATCTTCTGTGGTATCTTCAAGTACAATCCTCCAGTTATGTCACAGGCCTGTTAAGACAAATGCAGTAGAAAATGGTGAACCTGAAAATGTTTGTGCACATCTATATGATAAAGCAATCAAAACTTGCCTGTTGGAGGAGACCTGAGTCCGAGTCTAACACACAGGCGTCTATTAGGATGCTCTgtaacaagacaagacaaaataCAGGCACCGTTTCTTTATTAAACATATGCTAAAGAAAGCGAAAGCTGAGAAGAAAGTAATTTTACCTGCTTCTGGGCAGCGAAAATCACATTCATGAAGTTCATGTATTGCAAGGCACAGTCTTCCGCTGCTTTAACGACCTATTCcgcaaaaacacaaaacaaatattcAAACCACTCACCAAAGGAGTAAGCTACCCTTGTGAAACTGACTCCAGTGAGGTCTTACCAATATCCTTGACTTCATTTCTTGTCCGGCTGAAAAAAAAGCAGGGAAACATATGACTGAAAACCATGACTTGTATAATGACCATTACAAAATTGTAAGATTAAATCTGATGGAATTTATTAACACTTTATTAGCCTAGTAATTGAAATGCTCTGAATACCTTCTAGCTCCTTTGCGACTCTATGGATATCTGAATATTGAAAGTAAAAGAAACATACAAGCATCCAGCTCAAATTTGATGAGGGGGATTTTATTTCTAATTTACAAATCGACAAAACACCAAAGAAAACCAACCATTTAAAAATAATTAAGTTTTCTAGAACCCTCTTCCCGACAACTAAAGGTCTGAAGCTTCTGCGCATGTGCGTGATTCTCTACTTCACGCAGTTTCTGCTCTACTCATTCGGCTTCCCAGAGAACAGGCAACTCTGGCAAATGGTGCTCATTTAATAAAGTTGGAttaaagctgaatcaatgtctgcaaGATCACATAATGACAGTATTCTGCACAACAGAACTgaatataatagcatagtataACATTATTGTAagacacaaaaaaaacatttatgaTTTTTTCCCCCCTTATGATATTGTGTGAATGGtcgtattaaatacattttttaagtgTGAAAtgtcaatcagtttcatggggatATATATTTAGATGTTCTTGAGTTATCAACAGTGTTGTTCTAAAGTAGCCTACAGGGTTGTTTTGAATTATGTACGGTGACTAAATTTAGAACAGATGGTGTTAAACTAGCATACCTGtgttttgtttcaatcaaagcacATATTTTGTCTAGTGGCGCATGCTGTTGAGTTTTGGCCGCACAAGAGAAAAATGGGACCAGTCGCACAATCATTCTAAAATCTCATAAatgatttattttcattttcttaAATGAACGTTATACTTTGCTATTATATTTGGTTCTGTTATGTTGACTACTATCATTGTGTGATCttgcagacattgattcagctttgaccTAACTTTATTAAATGAGCACCCTTCACCAGAGCAGCCTATACTCTGGGCAGCCGAACGAGTAAAGCAGAGAATCCTGCATATGCGCAGAAAGTTCGGATCTTTAGTTGTCGGGAAAGGATTCCAGAGACTCTGATGTGCAGCCTTGGCCAACATAATTTCAGGGAAATTGATTAATATCTTCTCTAAGATGGTGATTATGCTGCTGTTCTAATGGAAATGCATTGTAATGACTAAGTATTTTAATGGAAAGGATACAGCAGAGAGCTTTAGCAAGTGATCCCGCCaatagtgtgtctgtctggtttCCCTTCACTTCAGCTGAAAAACATAAAAGTGAGGATCTTCTAAGAGTACACAAAGGGAGTTGACAAACACTGCTAACTGTGTTATTTTTTGGCAACGCACAGGGAAATTATTCTGCACTTACTTCTTGACATGAGATTCTTGATCTCTTCTGCAATGAAGTCATTGGCAACTGACAATAGCTCATACTTGCCATCCCCACTAGTTGATGCATTGTCATCCCCATGACCATCTCCAGATTTCCAGAGCTTACAAGGATACAGAAAATGACTGCAGCATATgacaagggaggaagagagacattTGTAATTAGATTGGAACATGAAATCACAGGACAGAAACCAGCATTTATAAGTATTCTGTGTATCTACTAacaagtttgattacctttcctgacAATGGCTGGCAATTATGGCCAGCTTGTTGGTCCTAGTCATGACCAGGTGGGAGTTACCCATCACCATGACTGCATCCAGACACTTGGAAAGGGTGAACTAAGAGAGAAATACAAATCAAGCATATCTCAGTCTAATTTATTCTTTGAAGTAGAGGCTAACTCTGTAGACAATTGCACAATTAATAATAGTTAAATACCTGAGGTTCTCGATTAGCTTGCTGACCCCACCATATGGGATTGACA
Protein-coding regions in this window:
- the gtf2h3 gene encoding general transcription factor IIH subunit 3, with product MVMASEDEVSLLVIVVDVNPIWWGQQANREPQFTLSKCLDAVMVMGNSHLVMTRTNKLAIIASHCQESHFLYPCKLWKSGDGHGDDNASTSGDGKYELLSVANDFIAEEIKNLMSRTEVKGNQTDTLLAGSLAKALCYIHRVAKELEAGQEMKSRILVVKAAEDCALQYMNFMNVIFAAQKQSILIDACVLDSDSGLLQQACDITGGLYLKIPQKIALAQYLLWVFLPDSDQRSQLVLPPPVHVDYRAACFCHRNLIEIGYVCSVCLSIFCNFSPICTTCETAFKIPLPQVVKSKKKKLKPST